In Triticum urartu cultivar G1812 chromosome 6, Tu2.1, whole genome shotgun sequence, the following proteins share a genomic window:
- the LOC125513281 gene encoding bidirectional sugar transporter SWEET4: MVSPDAIRTVIGVIGNGTALVLFLSPVPTFISIWKKKTVEQYSAVPYLATLLNCMMWVLYGLPLVHPHSMLVITINGTGMLIELTYIALFLTFSVGAARRRVLLLLVAEVAFVAGVAALVLSLAHTHDRRSMVVGILCVLFGTGMYAAPLSVMKMVIQTKSVEYMPLFLSVASLVNGICWTAYALIKFDLYITIPNGLGVMFAVGQIILYAIYYKSTQQILEARKRKADQVPMTEVVVDGKSGSATNSGAANGHY, encoded by the exons ATGGTGTCGCCGGACGCTATCCGCACCGTCATCGGCGTCATAG GCAATGGAACCGCCTTGGTGCTCTTCCTATCCCCAGT GCCGACGTTCATCAGTATCTGGAAAAAGAAGACGGTGGAGCAGTACTCGGCGGTGCCGTACCTGGCGACGCTGCTGAACTGCATGATGTGGGTGCTCTACGGGCTCCCGCTGGTGCACCCGCACAGCATGCTCGTCATCACCATCAACGGCACCGGCATGCTCATCGAGCTCACCTACATCGCGCTCTTCCTCACCTTCTCCGtcggcgccgcccgccgccgagTCCTCCTCCTGCTGGTCGCCGAGGTCGCCTTCGTCGCCGGGGTCGCCGCGCTCGTCCTCTCCCTCGCCCACACCCACGACCGCAGGTCCATGGTCGTCGGCATCCTCTGCGTCCTCTTCGGCACCGGCATGTACGCCGCGCCGCTCTCCGTCATG AAAATGGTGATCCAGACCAAGAGCGTGGAGTACATGCCCCTGTTCCTGTCCGTGGCCTCGCTCGTCAATGGCATCTGCTGGACTGCCTACGCCCTCATCAAGTTCGACCTCTACATCACC ATCCCCAACGGGCTGGGCGTGATGTTCGCTGTGGGGCAGATCATCCTGTACGCCATCTACTACAAGTCGACGCAGCAGATCCTGGAGGCCCGCAAGCGCAAGGCCGACCAGGTGCCCATGACCGAGGTCGTCGTCGACGGCAAGAGCGGCAGCGCCACCAACTCAGGCGCCGCCAACGGCCACTACTAG